The Archangium lipolyticum genome includes a window with the following:
- a CDS encoding kelch repeat-containing protein has protein sequence MMGSARAWHTAVLLPTGEVLVAGGSSASTTLSSAELYDPATNTL, from the coding sequence ATGATGGGCTCGGCTCGCGCGTGGCACACCGCCGTCCTGCTGCCCACGGGTGAGGTGCTGGTGGCGGGCGGCTCCTCGGCGAGTACCACGCTCTCCTCGGCCGAGCTGTATGACCCGGCCACCAACACATTGTAG
- a CDS encoding RNA polymerase sigma factor — protein MDDAWLARLYEQYGYLVHRRCLQLVRRPEDAEDALQETFLRVRRYGPPREEGSLLAWLYTVAARCCFDLIERRGREPVAEQAQLATLETHGQGSPDDADQRALLGVALRQLDGKTRTIGVLHFLDGYTQEEVAEQTGYSRRTVGKKLKLFEERIRQLWQGHRTEELP, from the coding sequence ATGGATGACGCATGGCTGGCGCGGCTGTACGAGCAGTACGGCTACCTGGTGCACCGGCGCTGCCTCCAATTGGTACGCCGCCCGGAGGATGCCGAGGATGCCTTGCAGGAGACCTTCCTGCGGGTGCGACGCTATGGCCCGCCACGGGAGGAGGGCTCCCTGCTCGCGTGGCTCTACACCGTCGCCGCGCGCTGCTGCTTCGATCTGATAGAGCGGCGCGGACGCGAGCCCGTGGCCGAGCAGGCCCAGCTCGCCACCCTGGAGACGCACGGCCAGGGTTCTCCCGATGACGCCGACCAACGGGCTCTGCTGGGCGTGGCGCTGCGGCAACTCGACGGCAAAACGCGCACCATCGGCGTGCTGCACTTCCTGGACGGCTACACCCAGGAGGAGGTTGCCGAACAGACGGGCTACTCCCGCCGCACGGTGGGCAAGAAGCTCAAGCTGTTCGAGGAACGCATCCGCCAGCTCTGGCAGGGACACCGAACCGAGGAGCTCCCATGA